Part of the Thermoplasmata archaeon genome, CGGCGTCCACATAGGGACGCAGCAGAAGAGCGCGGACATGAAGCCATTCATCTTCAAGGTGAGGAACGACGGCCTCTATGTCCTAAACATAAAAAAGACGGACGAGAGGATAAGAACCGCGAGCAAATTCCTAGCCCGGTTCGAGCCGAGCGCGGTTCTCGCCGTCTCCGCTAGGCAGTACGGCCAGAAGCCCGTCAAGGTATTCGCGAAGGCCACAGGAATTCAAGAGCTTGCGGGCCGCTTCGTCCCGGGCTCCCTGACCAACCCCGCGCTCGACGGCTTCCTAGAGCCCGAGGTCCTGCTCGTCACGGACCCCGCCGCCGACGTCCAGGCCCTCCACGAGGCGGTGAACGTCGGAATTCCCGTGGTTGGGCTCTGCGACGCTAACAACGAGACCAAGTACGTCGACCTCATCATCCCGACGAACAACAAGGGACGGAGGGCGCTGGCGGTGGTCTATTGGCTCCTCGCGAGAGAGACGCTGAAGGCTCGCGGGGCCCTTGAGAGGGACGAGGACTACAAGCTGACCATAGAGGACTTCGAGGCGACGCTCTGAGGGGGGTTATGAGAGAGCCGGCAGTAGCGGGGATGTTCTACAGGCGTGGCAAGGAGCTTCTCACAGAGCAGGTCAGGGCCTGCTTCACCCACAGACTCGGCCCCGGCGGGCCACCGGAGCTCGCCTCGCCCGGGCCCCGGAGAATCAGAGGTGCGGTCTTTCCCCACGCGGGCTACGATTACTCCGGTCCCATCGCGGCCCACTCCGCCGCCGCCCTCGCGCGGGACGGCTTCCCTGAGAGCTTCATAATAATCGGTCCGAACCACAGGGGTTGGGGGGAGCCCATAGCGGTTGGCACGGAGGCCTTCTCGATGCCGATGGGCAAGGTGGAAATCGACCTCCCTTTGGCCAGAAAGCTGATTGGCGGACCCGTCGCCGAAGACCTCACGGCCCACATCGAGGAGCACTCCATAGAGGTCCAGCTCCCGTTCCTCCAGCTCTTCAGACCCGGCCTCAGATTCGTGCCCGTCTGCATGGGCGAGCAGGACTGGGAGGCGGCGAGACTCCTCGGAGAGAGAATAGCGGCCGCCTGCACAGGAAAGGACGTGGTGGTCATCGCCTCCACCGACTTCACCCACTGCGGCGCGGGCTACATGCACCCTCCTCCGAGGGGGATGAGCGCAGGCGACTTCGCCGCCCGCGAGGACAAGAAGGCGATTGACAGAATTCTGGCCCTGGACCCGCAGGGGCTGCTCGAGACCGTCAAGAAAAACAACATAACGATGTGCGGCTACGGCTGCGTCGCGGCAATGCTCGTCGCCGCGAAAAAGATGGGTGCGACGGAGGCCCGGCTCCTGAAGTACGCCACCTCCGCCGACGTCAGCGGCGACGAGGACATGGCGGTCGGCTACGGGGCGCTTGTGGTTCTGTAGATGCTCCCGCGAGGCCTCTCCCCCTCTTTCTCCTCA contains:
- the rpsB gene encoding 30S ribosomal protein S2, which translates into the protein MPQTDELISVDLRSESQASEGLLVQEEVYLTAGVHIGTQQKSADMKPFIFKVRNDGLYVLNIKKTDERIRTASKFLARFEPSAVLAVSARQYGQKPVKVFAKATGIQELAGRFVPGSLTNPALDGFLEPEVLLVTDPAADVQALHEAVNVGIPVVGLCDANNETKYVDLIIPTNNKGRRALAVVYWLLARETLKARGALERDEDYKLTIEDFEATL
- the amrB gene encoding AmmeMemoRadiSam system protein B, coding for MREPAVAGMFYRRGKELLTEQVRACFTHRLGPGGPPELASPGPRRIRGAVFPHAGYDYSGPIAAHSAAALARDGFPESFIIIGPNHRGWGEPIAVGTEAFSMPMGKVEIDLPLARKLIGGPVAEDLTAHIEEHSIEVQLPFLQLFRPGLRFVPVCMGEQDWEAARLLGERIAAACTGKDVVVIASTDFTHCGAGYMHPPPRGMSAGDFAAREDKKAIDRILALDPQGLLETVKKNNITMCGYGCVAAMLVAAKKMGATEARLLKYATSADVSGDEDMAVGYGALVVL